In Candidatus Methylopumilus universalis, one DNA window encodes the following:
- a CDS encoding ATP synthase subunit I: MSDIDEITERMKRFPQIIQKMLSLQVKAAGILTVLVAAVFGKHAGVSALIGSVSVIFGVLLASKIAHKTALSKEPAAIIINVLKAEAVKIFVVLVSLWSAFKFYTALVPFALIAGLVLSAIISGASITKLNEDK; encoded by the coding sequence ATGTCTGATATTGATGAAATCACTGAAAGAATGAAGCGATTCCCTCAAATCATTCAAAAAATGTTGAGTTTGCAGGTTAAAGCCGCTGGCATATTAACGGTTTTAGTTGCAGCAGTATTTGGAAAGCATGCAGGTGTTTCTGCGTTGATCGGTAGTGTCTCCGTTATATTCGGTGTACTTCTCGCCTCAAAAATTGCTCACAAAACGGCTTTGAGTAAAGAGCCCGCAGCTATCATTATTAATGTATTAAAAGCTGAAGCCGTAAAAATTTTTGTAGTACTTGTATCGCTTTGGTCAGCGTTTAAGTTTTATACAGCGCTTGTGCCATTTGCACTGATTGCGGGGCTTGTATTGTCAGCCATTATTTCAGGCGCATCGATTACAAAATTAAATGAAGACAAATAA
- a CDS encoding ParB/RepB/Spo0J family partition protein has translation MVKAKGLGRGLDALLLSGEEDVQKNEGSLQTLLISELQPGKYQPRSIMQEEALHALSQSILKQGVMQPIIVRPVGNNQYEIIAGERRWRAAKLANLSEVPVIIKNIPDESALAMALIENIQREDLNPLEEAIGIKRLIDEFDMTHEEAADAVGKSRVTVSNLLRLLTLTKPVQDRLLSGKIDMGHARALIGLEGSQQIMLCEEAIQKNLSVREVEALVKNLQNSYKTDTQKAPPKKTNADVRQLEDSLAETLGASVTIDAKKNGSGTLKVHYRNLEQLDEILKKIKG, from the coding sequence ATGGTTAAAGCTAAAGGATTAGGTCGCGGACTTGATGCATTATTATTAAGTGGCGAGGAAGATGTTCAAAAAAACGAAGGCTCACTTCAGACTTTATTGATCAGTGAATTACAACCTGGTAAATATCAACCTCGAAGCATCATGCAAGAAGAAGCTTTACATGCGCTTTCACAATCTATTTTAAAACAAGGCGTCATGCAGCCTATTATTGTGCGACCTGTGGGGAACAATCAATACGAAATCATCGCAGGCGAGAGAAGATGGCGCGCTGCAAAATTGGCAAATCTTAGTGAAGTGCCTGTCATCATCAAAAATATTCCAGATGAATCAGCGCTCGCAATGGCATTGATTGAAAATATTCAACGTGAAGATTTAAATCCATTAGAAGAAGCGATCGGCATTAAGCGTTTGATTGATGAGTTTGATATGACGCATGAAGAAGCGGCAGATGCGGTTGGCAAATCGCGCGTCACCGTTTCTAATTTATTAAGACTTTTAACTTTAACAAAGCCTGTTCAAGATCGACTATTAAGTGGAAAAATTGATATGGGCCATGCAAGAGCTCTGATTGGCCTAGAGGGCAGCCAACAGATTATGTTGTGCGAAGAAGCGATTCAAAAAAATCTATCTGTGCGCGAAGTTGAGGCGCTCGTTAAAAACTTACAGAATAGTTACAAAACCGATACTCAAAAAGCCCCCCCGAAAAAGACGAATGCGGACGTGCGTCAGCTTGAGGACTCTCTAGCAGAAACCCTGGGCGCGTCAGTCACTATTGATGCTAAAAAGAATGGTTCGGGTACTTTAAAAGTGCATTATCGCAATTTGGAGCAATTGGATGAGATTCTTAAAAAAATCAAAGGATAA